A window of Pusillimonas sp. T7-7 contains these coding sequences:
- a CDS encoding PhoX family phosphatase — protein sequence MPKSCPVDSEDLPSNTSANEHFQTVVERAYSRRGFLKSGLGLSAALFLSGPISAYGKEPAQTSPAGSPVLLGFKTIPISTDDSITVAAGYTATVFAPWGTPLFSADPAWKADASDDAAAQARQLGDNHDGIHFFAINGSSTEGLLTMNHEYATVDDGAYVWLFGANGTEPLTADKVKKSINAHGVSVIHIARSSADKWEIKQDSRYNRRITAATPMELTGPAAGDALLQTQADPTGTRVLGTFNNCGNGWTPWNTYLACEENFNNYFGTASGSDTRNTAQKRYGLSAKGSQYRWEEFEERFDYAKEPNESNRHGWIVEIDPFNPDSTPKKRTALGRFKHENAAYTLTSDQRVVVYMGDDQRNDYIYKFVSDNTYQEGGDNSSLLDAGKLYVAKFNDGAASGDFMGTGEWVLLDKAANTTLAASDEFKSQAEVLIHARLAADAVGATKMDRPEWVSVHPGSGEVYVTLTNNNKRTTPDAANPRAKNIYGQIVRWREAAGDAAATRFEWDIFVLAGNPVKYTDRNNLSSGSANITADNMFNSPDGLAFDKDGRLWIQTDGKYSNSGEYEGQGNNQMLCADPASKEIRRFLTGPKECEVTGIAFTPDSKTMFINIQHPGEAGNSHWPDGGTSIPRSATVIVTKDDGGVIGS from the coding sequence ATGCCAAAATCCTGTCCTGTCGATTCTGAAGATCTGCCAAGCAATACTTCGGCAAACGAACATTTCCAGACCGTAGTCGAACGCGCATACAGCCGGCGTGGTTTTCTAAAATCGGGCCTCGGGCTATCGGCCGCCTTGTTCCTGAGCGGTCCAATCAGCGCCTACGGTAAAGAACCCGCCCAGACCAGTCCGGCAGGCTCCCCTGTCCTGCTTGGCTTCAAGACCATTCCGATTTCCACTGATGACTCAATCACCGTTGCAGCGGGCTATACCGCCACTGTCTTTGCGCCCTGGGGCACGCCGTTGTTCAGCGCAGATCCCGCATGGAAGGCGGATGCCAGCGACGACGCAGCCGCACAGGCACGACAGCTAGGCGACAACCATGACGGCATACACTTTTTTGCCATCAACGGCAGTAGCACCGAAGGCTTGCTGACAATGAATCATGAGTATGCGACCGTAGACGACGGCGCCTACGTTTGGTTGTTTGGCGCCAATGGCACCGAGCCCTTGACAGCAGACAAGGTCAAGAAATCCATCAATGCCCACGGTGTGTCGGTGATCCACATTGCACGCAGCAGTGCCGACAAATGGGAAATCAAGCAGGACTCACGCTATAACCGCCGGATCACAGCAGCCACGCCCATGGAACTGACCGGCCCGGCGGCAGGCGATGCGCTGCTCCAAACCCAGGCAGACCCCACTGGCACCCGAGTACTGGGCACGTTCAATAACTGCGGCAATGGCTGGACACCCTGGAATACCTACCTGGCTTGCGAAGAAAACTTCAACAATTATTTTGGCACGGCATCAGGCAGCGACACGCGCAATACGGCACAAAAACGCTACGGCCTTTCGGCCAAGGGCAGTCAATATCGCTGGGAGGAGTTCGAAGAACGTTTCGATTACGCTAAGGAGCCCAACGAATCAAACCGTCATGGCTGGATCGTCGAGATCGACCCCTTCAATCCGGATTCAACACCCAAGAAACGCACCGCACTCGGACGTTTCAAGCACGAGAACGCGGCCTATACACTAACGTCCGACCAGCGCGTCGTCGTTTATATGGGCGACGACCAACGCAATGACTATATATATAAATTCGTCTCCGACAACACCTATCAGGAAGGTGGCGATAACTCGTCTTTACTTGATGCAGGCAAGCTGTATGTCGCCAAATTCAACGATGGGGCAGCCTCAGGCGACTTCATGGGTACAGGCGAATGGGTGCTGCTTGATAAAGCAGCCAACACCACACTGGCCGCCTCTGATGAATTCAAATCGCAGGCTGAAGTGCTGATTCATGCGCGCTTGGCCGCCGATGCGGTAGGCGCCACAAAAATGGACCGCCCGGAATGGGTCAGCGTGCACCCAGGCAGCGGCGAAGTCTATGTAACGCTTACCAACAATAACAAACGCACGACACCCGATGCGGCAAACCCGCGCGCCAAAAATATTTATGGTCAGATTGTGCGTTGGCGCGAAGCTGCTGGCGACGCTGCCGCCACCCGTTTTGAATGGGATATCTTCGTGCTTGCCGGCAACCCGGTCAAATACACTGATCGCAACAACTTGAGTTCCGGTTCAGCCAACATCACCGCGGACAATATGTTCAACAGCCCTGATGGACTGGCATTCGACAAGGACGGACGCCTATGGATACAGACTGATGGAAAATACAGCAATAGCGGCGAATATGAAGGCCAGGGCAACAACCAGATGCTATGCGCCGACCCAGCCAGCAAAGAGATACGACGCTTCCTGACTGGCCCAAAAGAGTGCGAAGTAACGGGCATTGCTTTCACACCAGACAGCAAAACCATGTTCATCAATATTCAGCACCCTGGCGAAGCCGGAAACAGCCACTGGCCTGACGGCGGCACTAGCATTCCCCGCTCGGCGACCGTTATTGTCACCAAGGATGATGGCGGCGTAATCGGCAGCTAA